The Deinococcus radiotolerans genomic interval AAGGCCCTGACAGTCCGCGTGAGCAGCGCCGCGCCCGGCGTGAAGTACAGCCTTCGCGTGGGCACACCTATTCCGGATGATCACCCGGCCGCCGTCGCGCTGGACACCCGCCTGCCCATCGCGGAGGACAGCTTCGTGCCGTTCCGCTCGGGCCGGAAGATGCCCGCGCACGTGGACGCCTTCCCGGACCGGCACCGCGTGATGGTCAGCTTCCACCTGCGCGAGAAGGTCAGAGAAGGCGCATGAGGCACGCCCTGCACTTCCGGCGCCCGGTCCCCGGTGCGCACCGAGACGGAGACGGCTGGACGCTGACGTGGGAAGGTGCGGCCGTCATGGGCATCCTGAACGTCACGCCGGACAGCTTCAGTGACGGCGGGCGCCACGCCGCCCTGGACGCCGCGCTGGCGGCCGCCCGGGCCATGCAGGAGGCGGGCGTGCTGTTCATCGATATTGGCGGTGAGAGCACCCGCCCCGGCGCGCAGCCCGTCCCCGCACACGAGGAACTGGACCGCGTGCTGCCCGTCATCCGCGCCCTTCAGGGCACGGGGGCCGTGATCAGCGTGGACACCATGAAACCCGAGGTGGCTGCCGAGACCCTGCGGGCCGGCGCGCACCTGATCAACGACGTGACCGGCCTGCGCGACCCGCAAATGCGCGCCGTCTGCGCTGAGGCCGGGGCGCCCGCCTGCGTCATGCACATGCAGGGTGAACCGCGCACCATGCAGCGCGACCCGCACTACGACGACGTGGTGCAGGACGTCCACGCGTACCTGCACGCGCAGGCTCAACAGGCCCTGGCCGCCGGGGTACCTGACGTGATCTTGGACCCCGGCATTGGCTTCGGGAAGACACTGGAGCACAACCTCGCCCTGCTGCGCGCCCTGCCGGACCTGACGGCCAGTGATCACCCCGTCCTGATTGGCGCGAGCCGCAAACGCCTGATTGACTTCATCGCTCACGTGCCCGACGCGGCCGAGCGCGATCCCGGCACGCTGGCCCTGCACCTGCATGCCGCCCGGCACGGCGCGGCCATCGTGCGCGCACACGCCGGGGCGGCGCACGTGCAGGCCCTGCGTGTGCAGGCGGCCCTGAACCCCACCTGACCCCAGCGCCTACACTCGGGGGATGACGACTGCTGCTCCCCCTTCCAGCCGCGTGGTGCTCCGGGGCCTGGAATTCCACGCCCGGCACGGCGTATTCGAGACGGAAGCCGTGCTGGGCGCGCGCTTCGTGGTGGACGCCGAACTGCATTACCCCTTCGCGGGCCTGAGTGACAACCTGGCGGACGCCGTGAACTACGCTGAGGTGTACGCCGCTATTCAGGAGGAGGTCACCGTGCTCAGGCACCAGCTGATCGAGGTGCTGGCCGACCGGATCGCGCGGCGGCTGCTGGCGGATCAGCCGCGCCTGACGCACGTGACCATACGCGTGCACAAGCCCTTCGCGCCGCTGCCCGGCGTGTTCCGCGACGTGTTCGCCGAACTGACCCTCGGGCGGGAGGACCGGTGACCGCCCCGGTCAGCGTGGCGTTCATCGCGCTGGGCGCCAACCTGGGCGAACCCCTGCCGACCCTCCGCTGGGCAGTCACCCAACTGCGCGCCCTGGGGCAGGTCAAGGCCCTGTCCCGCCTGTACCGCACCGCGCCCGTCGGCGGGCCCGCCGGGCAGCCCGAGTATCTAAACGCCGCGCTGTGCCTGCACACACCCCTCAGCGCGCGTGACCTGCTGGCCGGCCTGCACGACATCGAGCGCCACGCTGGACGCACCCGCAGCCAGCGCTGGGAGGCCCGCACCCTCGACCTCGACTTGATCCTGTACGGCCGCCTGACCAGCGACGACCCTACCCTGCTGCTGCCCCACCCGCGCGCCTGGGACCGCGCTTTCGTGCTGGCCCCTCTGTGCGACCTGCACCCGCAGCTGCCCCACCCCACCACCGGCGAGACCGTCAGCGCCGCCCTGGCCCGCACCGACCGGCAGGGCGTGCAGGCCCACATGGACGACTGGTTCGACGACTGGTCCCCCGCCGGGTAACCGCACTGTCCCGCGTCCCACCCTTCCCCGGGCACGCGGGACGCTATGCTGAGCGGCGACATGAGCACGCACACCACATCCACCAGCCACGGAGGCGCTGGCCGCGCGCTGCTGTGGGTTGCCATCCTGCTGACCCTGGCCCTCCTGAGCTTCGTGACCGCCACCGCCGTCCGTCACAACCCCATCAACAGTGACCGGGCCGCCAACGGCGTCAGCAAGTACCGCTTCATCGAGGAATGCAAGGAGCTGGCGCATGACAGCGAGCAGCTCACGGTGGGCGCGATGGGCCAGACCATCCCCCTGAAGACCCTGGTCGAGCAGAGCAGCCCCCTGAAAGCCGGGGATGAGATTCACGCCACGCTGGAAGCCACCTCTGCCGAGATCGTGAAGGCCACCCAGACCGTCGAGGGCGGCGGCTGGACCCTCACCGCGCCCGCCACCATCGCCATCCAGAACGGCGCGAACGTCAAGACCCTGGGCCAGCTGCCCCTGGCCTGCGCGCACGACAAGAAGACCGGCAAGACCACCGCCACCCTGAACCTCCCCGGCCAGTAAGCGGCACACAGGAAGGCCCCAGCTGGTGTGTCGGCTGGGGCCTTCCCGCTGCCTTGCCGTTACATCACAACGTCCAGCCCGCTGAGGCACTCCTCGGCAATCGCGCGGGCCAGCGGATCACGCGTACTGCGGGCGTAACTGACGCCCAGCTGCAGGTGCCGCTGCCCGTCCGGGCCGCCCAGCAGCTCCAGCGTCTGGAAGAACGCCAGGTGCGTGTGCGCCAGCAGCACGTCCCGCGTCCGCTCGGGCGGCAGGACGCTCAGGAGCTCCAGCGCCTCGCGGTACAGGCGCAGCGCGCGGCCCTGATCGCCCTCCACGGCACTCTCCCGCCCCAGTTGCAGGGCGCGGGCGGCCGACAGGTAATCACTGCGCATGCCGGGGATTCTACCGTGCGGGCAGCGCAGGACGGCGCATACGGACTCCGGTGGAACGGTTTGCAAAACCTTTCCACCCGAGCGGAGCGAGCAGGAGCGAAACGGGTTCCGGTCGTGGAGTGGGCAACCCGGTGTGGTTCCGGGTTGTCAACGAAACAAACGGAATCCGTATCACTCGACCGCGTGCAGGCTCAGTGTGCCAGCCCCGGCGCTGCCGTCAATGGTCAGCACCTCCAGGCGGCAGGGGAGATCATCACGCCCCAGTTCACGCGTCAGGTAGGTCAGCGCGGCCCGGTGCATCAGCGCCAGCTTGCGCGGCGTGACGGACTCCGCCGCACTGCCAAAGCGCGCCGAGCGGCGCTGGCGGACCTCCGTGAACACCAGCGTCCCGCCCGGCTCGCGCGACACCACGTCGATCTCACCACCGGGAATCCGGTAGTTGCGGGCCAGGATCTCGCGCCCCAGCCCGGTCAGGAACGCGGCGGCACGGTCCTCGGCCTGCGCGCCCTTCATGCCGCTGGCCCGCTCAGTTCAGCCACGCCGCCCAGCCCGTGAAGTCCGGCACGGCCAGCGCCGCGCCCGCCGCGAGCAGGGCCGACTCCGGCGCGGTGGTCGTCAGGGCCACCACCCGGCAGCCCGCCCCGGCCGCGCTGCGCACGCCGTTCACGGCGTCCTCGTGCGCGAGGCAGTCGGCGGGATTCAGGCCCAGCCGCTGCGCGCCCAGCAGGAACGGCTCCGGGTGAGGTTTGCCGCGCGTGACGTCCTCACCCAGCACCCGCGTCACGAAGCGCGGCCCGAAACCCAGCTGCTCCATGCCGAACGCCACGTTCACCGCGTCGGCACTCGTGACCAGCGAGAAGGGAATCCCGCGCCCGTCGAGCGCGTCCAGGTAGTCGCTCAGGCCCGCCACCTCGCGCAGCGCGCCCGCCGCCAGGGACCGGTAGCGGCCCTCCTTCGCGTCGTGAAAGCGGGCGGCCAGCGCCTCGTCCGGGTAGGTGCCGGTCAGGCGCTCGATGATCTCCGGGTTGCGGCCCCCGTCCACCTTGTGATCCAGGTCGTCCTCTGACAGGTTCAGGCCCAGCACCTCCAAGGCCACCTCCTGCCACGCCTGCCGGTGAAAGGCGTTGTTTGCGGTCAGGACGCCGTCCATGTCGAACAGCACCCCGGCGGGCCGCCACGGCCACTCCCGCCCGCTCATAGGGGGTCTGGCCCGTGGCCGAGATCCAGCAGCAGCTCGCGGTACAGGCGGCCCGCGTCGCGGCGCACGTCGTCCAGCGTGGCGTCCTCGTCCGCGAACTCCGTGGCGGTCTCCAGCGCGGCCTCCAGCACCCCGGCGTAGATCGGCCAGCGACCCGCAGGGGCCTCGTCGAGCACCTCCTCGGTGTCCGCCATCGGCTCGCCGTCGAGCACGCGCAGCGCCGAATCCGCCGCCGCCCGCTCGGCGTCCTTGCGGCTGCGGCCCGAGCCGCCCTCGCCCAGCGCCTCCCCGCCGATCCGCACCGTCACGTGGAACGTCCGCTGGTGGGGCGGACCGTCGGACGACACCTCGAATTCCGGCGCGCCCAGGCCCAAGCTCAGGGCGCGCGCGATCAGGTCACCTTTCGCGTTCATGCACCCCAGCCTACCCGCTACGCTGAAGGCATGCGCCTCCCGACCCTCCTGCTGCCCCTGCTGCTCGGCGCGGCCCTCGCCGCCCCCGCCCCCACACCCGTCCAGCCGGGGCAGACCTGGACGCTGAGCGCCACCACCTTCGACGGCGAGGTGCTGAGCACGGCCCTGCGCCTGACCGCTGTGCCGCCCGCCCCCACTGCGCCCGGCACCTACCGCGCCGACCGGGGCAGCCTGCTGCTCGATGCGACCGCCGACACGCTGATCGCCCTGGACCTGAAAGACGCCCGCGAGGGCGGCCTGGGCCTCGCCTGCGTGCTGCGCCTGAGCACCCTGGGCCAGCCCGGCGCAACCGGTGTGCTCGCCAGCGGCCCCCTGAGCGACCTGCCCGCCGCACTGGCACGCGCCCTGGCCGTTCTGGACGTGACCCGCACGCCGCAGGAACAGGCCGACGCCGCGCGCGAACTGCGCCTGGGCCAGTGCACCCTGACGCTGGCCCCCACGCCCTGACCGGTTGCCCACCCGCCGCACGGCAGGTGCGCTACCCTGAATCCCCGGAGCAACGCCGCCCCCACCCGCCCACGCGTGCGGGTACCGACCCATGCCCTCTGGAGGCCCCCGCCGTGACCCTGAACCCCACCCGCCCCAGCGCCCGCCAGATCGTGCTGGGCCTGCAACACTCCATCGCCATGTTCGGCGCGACCGTCCTGGTCCCCATCCTGGTCGGCCTGTCCCCCAGCGTCGCGCTGTTCGGCGCGGGCGTCGCCACGCTGCTGTTCCACCTGCTCACGCGCGGACAGGTCCCGATCTTCCTGGGCAGCTCGTTCGCGTTCATCGCCCCGACCGCGCTGGTCGTCAAGGAATTCGGCCCTGCCGCCGCCGGGGGCGGCCTGATCGCCGCCGGGGCCATGTACCTGCTGTTCAGCGGCCTCGTGAAACTCCTCGGCGTAGGTCGCCTGCTGCGGGTGTTCCCGCCCGTCGTGACCGGCCCCGTCATCATCGTGATCGGCCTGGGCCTCAGCAGCGTCGCCGTGAACCAGGCCAAGACGAACTGGTGGCTGGCCCTCGTCACGCTGGCCGCCGCCGTCATCGCCAGCATCTACGGGAAGGGCCTGTTCCGCATGATTCCCATCCTGGTCGGCGTCGTCACCGGGTACGTCGTGTCCCTCCTGACCGGGCAGGTCAGCCCGGACGGCCTGAACGCCATCGCCGCCGCGCCCCTGCTGGGCCTCCCGGACTTCCACGCGCCCACCCTGGACTGGCGGGCCGTGGCGATCATCGCGCCCGTCGCGGTCGTCACGTTCATCGAACACGTCGGGGACGTCATCGTGAACGGCCGCGTCGTCGGGAAGAACTTCCTCGAGAACCCCGGCCTGAGCCGCACCCTCCTCGCCGACGGCCTGGCGAACATGAGCAGCGCCGCGCTCGGCGGACCCGCCGCCACCACCTACGCCGAGAACACCGGCGTCCTCGCCCTCACCCGCGTGTACGACCCGCGCGTCCTCCAGATCGGCGCGGTGTTCGCCGTCCTGTTCGGCTGCTCCCCGAAACTCGCCGCGGTGCTCAAAAGCCTCCCGCAGGGCGTGCTGGGCGGCGTGAGCATCCTGCTGTTCGGCATGATCGCCAGCGTCGGCATCCGCACCCTCAGTGAGGCGCGGATCGACTTCGCGCACAGCCGCAACCTCATCATCGTGTCCCTGATCCTCGTGCTGGGCCTCGGCGGCGCCGCGTTCCCCATCAGCGTCGCGGGCACCAGCCTCGAACTGCACGGCATGGCCCTCGCCGCCCTCGTCGGCATCGTCGCGAACCTGATCCTGCCCGCGCAGACACCCGAACCGGATGAACCCGAACGCACCCTGCACTGAAGCGCGGCTCGCCCCGGCCTGTCACCTGAGGCAGCGAGCCGGGGCGCGCGTTGTTAGGCTCGGCCTCATGACACGACACCTCGTGCTGGCCGCCCTGCTGACCCTCACGCCCCTCGCCCACGCCGGCAGCGGCAACGCGGCCCCGCGCGCGGTCACGCCCTTCGGCGTACCGGCCAACGCCCTCATCCGGCCCGGACAGACCTGGGTACTGGGCGGCGTCACGGTCAGCGGTGAACGTATCCGCCGCGAAACGACACTCGGCGCCTACGCCCGGCCTCAGGGAGCCGGCTGGGATTTCGGATCGCCGCTCGGCATCTTCAGCTGGCAGCCCAAGATCCGCACCGTCGTCGTCGAGGACATGACCGACGAGAGCGACATTCAGCTGTGCATTGCCATCGAGGAGCAACGGGGTGCGCGCGGCGTCCTCATCAGCGGCACCGACGAGCAGATCGATCTGCTGATCGGGCGCATCAACGCGGCAATCATGAACCCCGGCACGCCCGACCAGCTCATTCAGGACGTCCGCACCGCTGGCGTGAACGCCGGCACCTGCACCCTCACCCTCAAACGCTGAACGCACGAGGCGGCGGGCCACCTCCTGATCAAGGTTGGCCCGCCTCTTCATGACAGTCGGTCAGCGTCGTCCCTTGCGGCGGACCTTCTGTCCGGGCACGGTGGCCTGCTGGAATTCCTTGCCCTGCAATTTCGCCTCGATGGCGCGGATCTGGTCGCGCAGGGACGCGGCGCGTTCGAAGTCGAGGTCCTCGGAGGCCTGCCACATGTCGAGTTCCAGGTCGGTGAGCTGCGCGGACAGGGTGTCGCGGTCGTTGCCGACGGTGGCGGAGCTGATCTCGTCGGGCTGCTCCTCGCCGCGGATGACGTCGCGCACGCCCTTGATGACGGTGGTGGGGGTGATGCCGTGGGCCTCGTTGTACGCCATCTGTTTCTCGCGGCGGCGGGCGGTCTCGTCCATGGCGAACTGCATGGCGGGCGTGACCGTGTC includes:
- the folP gene encoding dihydropteroate synthase; translated protein: MRHALHFRRPVPGAHRDGDGWTLTWEGAAVMGILNVTPDSFSDGGRHAALDAALAAARAMQEAGVLFIDIGGESTRPGAQPVPAHEELDRVLPVIRALQGTGAVISVDTMKPEVAAETLRAGAHLINDVTGLRDPQMRAVCAEAGAPACVMHMQGEPRTMQRDPHYDDVVQDVHAYLHAQAQQALAAGVPDVILDPGIGFGKTLEHNLALLRALPDLTASDHPVLIGASRKRLIDFIAHVPDAAERDPGTLALHLHAARHGAAIVRAHAGAAHVQALRVQAALNPT
- the folB gene encoding dihydroneopterin aldolase, yielding MTTAAPPSSRVVLRGLEFHARHGVFETEAVLGARFVVDAELHYPFAGLSDNLADAVNYAEVYAAIQEEVTVLRHQLIEVLADRIARRLLADQPRLTHVTIRVHKPFAPLPGVFRDVFAELTLGREDR
- the folK gene encoding 2-amino-4-hydroxy-6-hydroxymethyldihydropteridine diphosphokinase, producing MTAPVSVAFIALGANLGEPLPTLRWAVTQLRALGQVKALSRLYRTAPVGGPAGQPEYLNAALCLHTPLSARDLLAGLHDIERHAGRTRSQRWEARTLDLDLILYGRLTSDDPTLLLPHPRAWDRAFVLAPLCDLHPQLPHPTTGETVSAALARTDRQGVQAHMDDWFDDWSPAG
- a CDS encoding YraN family protein, producing the protein MKGAQAEDRAAAFLTGLGREILARNYRIPGGEIDVVSREPGGTLVFTEVRQRRSARFGSAAESVTPRKLALMHRAALTYLTRELGRDDLPCRLEVLTIDGSAGAGTLSLHAVE
- a CDS encoding HAD family hydrolase; translated protein: MSGREWPWRPAGVLFDMDGVLTANNAFHRQAWQEVALEVLGLNLSEDDLDHKVDGGRNPEIIERLTGTYPDEALAARFHDAKEGRYRSLAAGALREVAGLSDYLDALDGRGIPFSLVTSADAVNVAFGMEQLGFGPRFVTRVLGEDVTRGKPHPEPFLLGAQRLGLNPADCLAHEDAVNGVRSAAGAGCRVVALTTTAPESALLAAGAALAVPDFTGWAAWLN
- a CDS encoding putative dsRNA-binding protein, coding for MNAKGDLIARALSLGLGAPEFEVSSDGPPHQRTFHVTVRIGGEALGEGGSGRSRKDAERAAADSALRVLDGEPMADTEEVLDEAPAGRWPIYAGVLEAALETATEFADEDATLDDVRRDAGRLYRELLLDLGHGPDPL
- a CDS encoding uracil-xanthine permease family protein codes for the protein MTLNPTRPSARQIVLGLQHSIAMFGATVLVPILVGLSPSVALFGAGVATLLFHLLTRGQVPIFLGSSFAFIAPTALVVKEFGPAAAGGGLIAAGAMYLLFSGLVKLLGVGRLLRVFPPVVTGPVIIVIGLGLSSVAVNQAKTNWWLALVTLAAAVIASIYGKGLFRMIPILVGVVTGYVVSLLTGQVSPDGLNAIAAAPLLGLPDFHAPTLDWRAVAIIAPVAVVTFIEHVGDVIVNGRVVGKNFLENPGLSRTLLADGLANMSSAALGGPAATTYAENTGVLALTRVYDPRVLQIGAVFAVLFGCSPKLAAVLKSLPQGVLGGVSILLFGMIASVGIRTLSEARIDFAHSRNLIIVSLILVLGLGGAAFPISVAGTSLELHGMALAALVGIVANLILPAQTPEPDEPERTLH